The DNA sequence GGGGATCTCCCCGATCTCGTCCAGGAACAGGGTCCCCTTGTCGGCCAGTTCGAACCTGCCGACGCGCCGGGCCAGGGCCCCGGTGAAAGCCCCCTTCTCGTGCCCGAACAGCTCGCTCTCCAGCAGGCTCGCGGGGATGGCGGCGCAGTTGACCTTGACGAAGCCTTTATCCGCCCGCGGGCTCCGCTGGTGGATGGCCCGGGCCACCAGCTCCTTGCCGGTGCCGGTCTCCCCGAGGATCAGGACGGTCGCCCCGGTGGGCGCGACGATCCGGATGTTCTCGAGCACGGCCTGGAAAGCGGCCGACTCCCCCAGCATCTCCCCGACGTCGCGGTCGGAACGGATTTCGTCCTCCAGGTAGCGCTTCTCGACCGCGAGTTTCTCCTTCATTTCGGCCAGCTCGGCGTAAGCGAGGGAGTTTTCCAGGGCGACGGCCACCTGGCGCGAAATCTGCACCAGCAGCCCGACATCCTCGTCGCTGAAACTCCGCTCGTCGATCCGCCCCAGTTCGAGGGTGCCCAGGACCGCGTTCCGGGTGGCCAGCGGGAGGGAGCAGGAGGAACGGAACCCCGCCTCGGCCCAGCGGCGGTAGAGGGGCGAGGGAAACCGGCCGTAATCGACCCTGTCGGTCCGGACCGGCAGCCCCGAGGCGATCGCCTCGGCGGCGGGAAGGCCTTCGGGGCGCACCGAGACCCGCTCGATCTCGAGCCCCAGGGCTGGATCGCACCAGCTCCCGCCCACGCGCAGTTCCCCGGTGATGCGGTCGCAGAGCATGACGGCCGCCAGGTCGAAGTCGACCGTCCGGCGGAGCTGCTCGGTCATGGCCGCGAAGAGTTCGTCCGGGGCGAGTTTGGAGACCAGGGCGTTGGTCAGGTCGAACAGCAGCTGCAGCCGGTCGCGCTCGCGCAGGTAGCGCTGGCGCGTCAGGTGCGAATCGAGGGTGACCGCGAACTCCGAAGCCACCCGCTGGATGAACCCCCTCTCCTCCCTGCTCGCGGAAGCCTCGGAAGCAAAGGCGAAGGCCAGCACCCCCAGGCGGTGCTCCCCCGCCGTAAGCGGGACGACCAGGAGGGCGGTCAGGCCGCGGTGGCGGATCGAGTCGAGCAGCTCCCGCCAGCGCTCCTCCCGGTCCACCCGGGGGATGAACAGGGGCTGCTGATGCGTCCAGACCCAGCCCGCGGGAGTGGCCTCCCCGGGGGGGATCCGGTCGAGCCCCCGCTCCCCGATCTCCTCGTCGGGGGCGAGCGCCTGCATCCGCAGGGTGTCGCTCTCCGCATCGTGGAGCAGAAGCGCAAGGTAGTCGAAGGGGACCACGCGCCGAAGGGATCCGGCCAGCGACCGGCAGAAGCCGCCGAGGTCGTCGTGCCCCGAAATCGCCTGGGATAGCTCGAACAGGGCCTCGTAAAGGAGTGACTTGTCCTTGTCCACGGTGGAATCATACACCCGCAACGGCGATATTGCATTGGCAGATGCCGTTGGCTCCTGCCAATGCGCGCCGCCCCGGGACGGGAGAGAGGGGCTGTCGAAATCGTGCCTCCCCCTGTTTTTGAGGGGTGGTTGGAGGTAGACTATGGAATTCCGCCATTATTGCCGCGAGGGTGTCGATGGCACGGAAATTGCTGCATATCCCGTTTTCGATGCTTTGTTCGATCGTCGCACTGAGGAGTCGTTCTATGCTGGCTGAAAATCGGATGCAACATATGGTCGCCGCGGGGTGTCTCCTCGCGGGGGTGTTTCTGTCGGGATGCCGGGATCAGGCCCCCCCGCCGGCGGCGGGGCCGCCGGAAGTGGCCGTGGTCACCGTCGGGACCGAGCGCGTCGTCCTGACCACCGAACTGCCCGGCAGGATCAATCCCTACCTCGTGGCGGGGATCACGCCCCAGGTGAGCGGCCTCCTGCAGAAGCGCCTCTTCCAGGAAGGGGCCATGGTGCGGGAAGGGGATATCCTCTACCAGATCGATCCCGCCCCCTACCAGGTGGCGCTTGACCAGGCCACGGCGGCGCTCGCGCTCTCCGAATCGGAGATCGCCCTGGCGGAGGCCAACCTCCCCGCCATCCGGTCCCGCGCCGAACGGCTCAAGGAGCTCGCCGCCATCCGCGCCGTCGGGGCGCAGGACGCCGACGACGCCCAGGCCGCGCTGAGGCAGGCCGAAGCCAACCTGGCCGTGCGCCGCACGGCCGTGGCGGTCAACCGGGCCGCGGTGGAAAGCGCCCGGATCAACCTCTCCTACACGCCGATCAAGGCGCCGATTTCGGGCCGCATCGGAAAATCGAACATCACCGTCGGCGCGATGGTGACGGCCTACCAGCCCACCCCCCTGGCCGTGGTGCAGCAGCTCGATCCCATCTACGTGGACGTCACCCAGGCCAGCGCCGAGCTGATCGGGCTGAGGCGGCGCCTGGAGGAGGGGGATCTCAAGCGCTCCGGCTCCGGCCTCAGCAGGGTCAAGCTCCTGCTCGAGGACGGCACCCCCTACGAAAAAACGGGTTCCCTGAAGTTCCGCGACGTGACGGTCGATCCGACCACCGGGTCGGTCACCCTCCGCCTGGTGTTCCCGAACCCCGGGCAGATCCTCCTCCCCGGGATGTTCGTGCGGGCGGTGGTGGAGGAGGGGGTGCGGGAAAACGCCGTGCTGGTCCCCCAGCAGGGGGTGAGCAGGGACACCAAGGGGAATCCCGTCGCGCTGGTGGTGGACGCCGGCGGAAAAGTGGAGCAGCGGGCCCTGGTACTCGACCGCGCCCTCGGGGATCGATGGCTCGTGACCCGCGGGCTCCAGCCGGGGGACCGCCTGATCGTCGAGGGGACGCAGAAGGTGCGCCCCGGCGCCGAAGTCAGGGCCGTTCCTTTCGTACCGGCCCCCCAGCAACCCCCGACGGAAGCCCGATAGGAGAGGACCTTCATGGCACGATTTTTTCTTGACCGCCCGGTGTTCGCCTGGGTCATCGCCATCGGGATGATGCTGGCGGGCGTCATCGCCATCAACATCCTGCCGATTTCCCAGTACCCCCCCATCGCCCCCCCCTCGATCAGCATCCGGGGAATGTACCCGGGCGCCTCGGCGAAAACCGTGGAGGACACGGTCGTCCAGGTCATCGAACAGAAGATGACGGGGCTCGACCGGATGATCTACATGTCCTCCAAGAGCGATTCCACGGGCGTGGCCCAGATCGAACTCACCTTCTCCCCCGGCACCGACCCGGACCTGGCCTGGGCCAAGGTGCAGAACAAGCTCCAGCTGGCCATGCCGAGCCTCCCCGAGATGGTGCAGCGGCAGGGGCTCTCGGTGGCGAAATCGACCCGCAACTTCCTGATGATCGTCGCGCTGACGTGCGAGGACGGAAGCCTGGACCAGAACGACCTGATGGATTACGCGATCTCCCAGGTGCAGACGTCGATCGCCCGCGTGCCGGGGGTGGGGGAGGTGGAGGCGTTCGCGGCCCAGTACGCCATGCGCATCTGGCTCGAC is a window from the Acidobacteriota bacterium genome containing:
- a CDS encoding sigma 54-interacting transcriptional regulator; translated protein: MDKDKSLLYEALFELSQAISGHDDLGGFCRSLAGSLRRVVPFDYLALLLHDAESDTLRMQALAPDEEIGERGLDRIPPGEATPAGWVWTHQQPLFIPRVDREERWRELLDSIRHRGLTALLVVPLTAGEHRLGVLAFAFASEASASREERGFIQRVASEFAVTLDSHLTRQRYLRERDRLQLLFDLTNALVSKLAPDELFAAMTEQLRRTVDFDLAAVMLCDRITGELRVGGSWCDPALGLEIERVSVRPEGLPAAEAIASGLPVRTDRVDYGRFPSPLYRRWAEAGFRSSCSLPLATRNAVLGTLELGRIDERSFSDEDVGLLVQISRQVAVALENSLAYAELAEMKEKLAVEKRYLEDEIRSDRDVGEMLGESAAFQAVLENIRIVAPTGATVLILGETGTGKELVARAIHQRSPRADKGFVKVNCAAIPASLLESELFGHEKGAFTGALARRVGRFELADKGTLFLDEIGEIPYELQSKLLRAIQEREFERLGGDRTLKVDVRIIAASNRDLKAMVDAGGFRSDLYYRLHVFPLTVPPLRERREDIPLLVGHFTRKYARRTGRRIDTIPAEAMDILSRYEWPGNIRELQNILERSVILSRGRMLELAMPETAVPRSAPAPPPPPDPALERERILAVLRESGGVVGGQDGAARRLGLKRTTLQARMKKLGIRKGYA
- a CDS encoding efflux RND transporter periplasmic adaptor subunit; this encodes MLAENRMQHMVAAGCLLAGVFLSGCRDQAPPPAAGPPEVAVVTVGTERVVLTTELPGRINPYLVAGITPQVSGLLQKRLFQEGAMVREGDILYQIDPAPYQVALDQATAALALSESEIALAEANLPAIRSRAERLKELAAIRAVGAQDADDAQAALRQAEANLAVRRTAVAVNRAAVESARINLSYTPIKAPISGRIGKSNITVGAMVTAYQPTPLAVVQQLDPIYVDVTQASAELIGLRRRLEEGDLKRSGSGLSRVKLLLEDGTPYEKTGSLKFRDVTVDPTTGSVTLRLVFPNPGQILLPGMFVRAVVEEGVRENAVLVPQQGVSRDTKGNPVALVVDAGGKVEQRALVLDRALGDRWLVTRGLQPGDRLIVEGTQKVRPGAEVRAVPFVPAPQQPPTEAR